Sequence from the Sciurus carolinensis chromosome 1, mSciCar1.2, whole genome shotgun sequence genome:
GAGGGAAGCCCAGCCCAGCAGGGccaaggcagagcctgggaaggCAGGCAGTCCAGGGAGCCACATGAGGTCCACCTGCCCATTCTGGGAGGGTGGCACAACCTCCCCGGCTACCATGAGGTGTGGGTCTTTCCACTGATCCCCCAGGTACAGCTGCAGCATGCAGATGACTCCTCAGCAACAAGTGCGGCTGTCCCCtcaacttaggatcctcctgtgAGAAAAGGGACATGGGAATGGGGGGACCTAGAACAGAACTCATCTTGCTTTGGGTGTTTACATCAGTCCAGAGCTCGCTGCTGCTTTGCTGGCCAGCCTGTGGAGTGTACCCTCATGGACTGTCCTGTTCTAGGAGAGGAAGTCGGCCCCTGAATGAAATAAACATCGGGTATGGctgcacacgcctgtaatcccagctgcctaggatcacaagttcaaagccagcctcagcaacttagtgagaccctaacttgaaataaaaaataaaaagggctgtggatgtggctccgtggttaagcgtccctgggttcaatcccccggtaccacaaaataaaattaaataaacagacCTTTGTGTTGTGGTAAGTGGCAAGAAGAAAATAGGACGGGGTTGGAGACAGAGGTTGCTTCAGCTCCGTGGTCAGGCTCCAGGGCTCTTgtgggagggtgtgggggtgACCACTGAGTGGACTGATGAGGTCCATGGGGGAGGATCCaggtgggctgggggtgggaaggggcccTTCGCTCTGCTTGGAGACCCTCCCTTGGGCACCTGGAAGGGCTGCCCACTAGGGGGGTAATGAGGAGCCAGGGTGCAACCCTTCATACACCTCATCCTCGGGAGACTGGGGGCACTGGGGGTGGTGGTCGGGGACGGGCAGCCCCAGTGCTGGGCTGCTTCCCATTGACCAGCACAGATCTCTGCGGGGCAGAGATGCAGATGCTGCTGAAATGAAAAAGGATCAAAGTCACGCCATTTTGCTCTGATGTGACTCCCTTGAGTGCTTGCTTATACTgttttcagcctcctgaagctgcGTCTGTGTTGACCCTACAGCAGGACCTTCCCGCATGCCTGACTGTGGCCCTGGTGTCTGAccaaatgactctgaaatgtgtcatcaaaacaattctctcatgtgaccaaaatatctgtctcaacagggtctttctgacccACGTGTGCTTCCGTTGATCTTGTGGTTTTTACCTTTATGAACTCTGTAGTTCCGAAGTTCAGGTGCTGGAATTCTTTGAGGTGTTAGTCTGCTCCCAGCCACTTCTTGCCTGGCCTGTGCGTTAAAGGACCATTTTTCCCTTTCAAGTTTCCTCAGTACGCATGGCGGTTTGCAATTCTCGTGCACTCCGTAACTGCCACTGGAGTCAGTCTTCCCAGTCACAGGCCCAGCCtcccctgcccagctctgggcACATGGCCAGCCTACCCTCCCTGCCCCAACACCCAGAGTCAAGATGCCCACCTGAAGACCTCTGGCAAGACCACTTTCCACCCAAAACAAGGTACTTAGCAGCCCCTCTGGCAGAAATGCCCCCGCTCGCTTTCACCCTCTCTGCCCAGGTGTCCGTCCTTCCATGACTTCCACTGACCCAACTCAATCTGCTCTCCAGGGATTGACTCCTTCCTGCAGAAGGAGTCTTATGAGGGTCAGCAGGCTGAGACTGGGCCAGAATCAGCACGGAGAGGACACATCCCTACCACCCCATGCCACTGTGTCCAGGTGTCAGTGGTGGGCCTCTGCCCTTGTGTAACAGGGACCTCACCTGTCCTCTTTTCCTCAGCCCTGATCCAGCTCAGGAGAGGTGGTTCCAGCCTCAGGTCCTTTAAGCCAATAGGAACAGGAGCAGGGGTGGAGCAGGGCCAAGGGTGACTGGGGGCAAGTCCAGGCACATCAGCGACTATGTTCCTGTGGGGGTTGTAGGGGGAGGAGCTGTCACCCAGGGGCATGTTCCTGTTTGCCCTTCCCAAACTGCCCTGCCTTGGTTCCTGGCAGAAGGTCTGAGGGAGGCCAGGCAGTCACCAGGGGTACCGGTGCCGGGCAGGggctgcaggcaggcaggcagagttTCCCCTTAGATTGCTGGGTGAACAGGGCCAGTGGCTCCAGCTTGGCCCAGGAAGAAGCAggacttcctcctgcctcctgctctccTGCAGCTCCAGCCTCTCAGGTGAAACACCCCACAATTCAGCCTGCAGAAGGAATCTTATGGGGACAGTCACCAGGCTGAGACTGGGCCAGAATCAGCATGGAGAGGACCCCCCAGCCAGAGGACAGAGCCCCTGGACCAATTCTCCCTGGGGTAACTGCAAGTCAAGCTCCTAGGAAGGCAGGGTGTCCATGAtggaggtgtgtgtgggggggtgcttCCATGTTGGCCTAGGACACCTGCGCCCATAATTCAGAAGCCGCCAAGGTGAATGCAGGTCTGCTCTTCCCAGGTCAACTCCAACAGGCCTGAGCCTAGGGAGCAAGACTGGGCAGACGCTGCACAGCAGGAACTGCGGTGGATAGAACTCAGCTCCGAGGCCCCAGAAGGCGGCACAGAGGGGCCTGGCGCCCCCCAGAGCCAGGGGCGCCTGCTCCAGGCCGTGTGGCACGGTCCTGCCGGCTTGGTGGTTCAGTTGCTGAGGCAAGGGGCCAGCGTGGAAGAGAGGTAAGCCCGGGCCTGCCCAGGGTTCCTTcttggggaggggcaggagaggatCTGGCCAGCAGACTGCCAGCGCCCTGACACCCTTACTTCACTACAGGGACCGCTCCGGAAGGACCCCTCTGCACCTGGCCGTGCTGCGTGGCCACGTGCCCCTGGTGCGCCTCTTGCTGCAGCGCGGGGCCCCGGTGGACGCAGCTGACTGCGCGGGGCACACGCCGCTGCACGAGGCCGCCTGGCACGGGCACTCGCGGGTGGCCGAGCTGCTGCTGAGACGAGGGGCCCCGGCGGATGCACGCTCGGTGAAGGGTCTCACAGCGCTGCACTGGGCCGCGGCGTTGGGCCACACGTTGCTGACCGCGCGCCTTCTGGCCGCTCCGGGCCTGGGCCCCGAGGCGACCGATGCATTTGGCTGGACCGCAGTGCATTGGGCGGCCGCCGGCGGGCGGCTGCCGGTACTCGAGCTGCTGGCGGCGGACGGGGCCGCGGACTTGGATGGTGCCCTGCGggtggcggcggcggccgggCGCGCGGCGGCGCTGCGCCTCCTCTTGGCCCGCGGGGCGCGGGTGGATGCCCCGGACGGTTCCGGGACCACGGCGCTCGTCTTGGCGGCCGGCCTGGGCCGCCAACAGGTAAGTCCTGCCTTCCCCGGCAGTGGCCTGATGCCTGGAGGGGGCGCAAGGCAAGAAGCTCCAGGGCCGCATTCACTTCATCGCCCATGGGGCCTGGCGGACGCAGAGGCCAGACAGGTGGAGGAGGCGGGAGCGCAGGACAGAGGCACCTAGCGGTTGCGATCAGCTGAGCGCGGACTTGGCTGTACCTCTCCTCTTTATCATCTTGCCATCTCTTGGTGACCCGGGGACAGTGGCTTGCATTGCTACTTCATTCTGGTGGCCGGCAGCAACATTTATCCACCACCTGGTCTTCACTTGAGACGGCTCTCAGGCACCAGAGGAGGACAGGAGGCACTGCAGATTCTGGAATCTGATTTCAGCCTTGTGGGGAAAGGGGCTGCAGGCTGTCTGAGGTTCTGACACATTTACTAAAGGGAAGAGGTCAGAACAGACTGGGATCAGGCAAATGTCTCCtagccccagcccctcacccaCCTGGGTCGAGGCCTGCTCatgtcctcccctctcctcctctttctagGACATTGAGGTGCTGCTGGGCCATGGGGCAGACCCAAGCATCAGGGACAGGCACGGCCGAACTGCACTCCACAGGGCTGCCACTGGTGGACATCTTCCTGCTGTCCAGCTCCTGGTAGCCTGGGGAACTGAGGTAGACGCTCAGGACTCACTGGGTCTCACACCCCTGCACTATGCGGCTCTGGGAGGCCATGTGGAGGTTGCTGGCCACCTCCTGGATAGGGGGGCACAGGTCAATGCTGCTGGCTGGCTCCACAAGACCCCCCTGCACTTTGCTGCAGAATATGGCCACAGTCCTACCATGGAACTCTTGCTGAGCCGAGGGGCTAGTCCTGCTCTGAGGACACAGTGGGGTGAAGTGGCTCAGATGTCCAATGGGGGCCTTCCCCAGGTGCTGTCTGCCTTTCAAGGAGAGCAGCAGATGCACTCAGGGCTCACAGCCCTGTAGTCCCACGCAACCCTCTGTGAGACTCACACAGCAGCACAGAAAGCTCCTAGCCCAGAGGGGCCCAGCTCTTCTCTTCTGGACTGAGATCACCTGCCAAGGTGGAGAAGTTCAAGTGAGAGGTTCCTGGGGATGAGGGGAGAGAGACACCTAAGACCGGGTCACTGGCCTGTGGCCAGACCTCAATGCCCCTTCCCCTCAGCTCCAGCCTTCTCCACGCTCTTGGGTAAAGACTGCGTCACAGCAACAGATCTGACTCAAATTGATGGTCTCCCTTTGTCTGTCCACCAGGGCACCCCCTCACCTGTTCCTGTACATGAGAGTGTTCCATTTCCttagattttgtattttcctgtttGGCTTCCATTAATCACAGAACCAAACTAACGGCACGGCTGTTCCCATCTCCCTTCCACCTCTGCTGTGGACCCCCTCCTCGGTACCTCTCACAAGCCAGGCCTGTGTCCCTGCTCATTGCCCAGGGTCAGCTCTTCTGTACCAGGGTCCACTGGAGTTATCCAGACTAGCCAATTCTAAGCTGTTGATCATGCTCTGCCTCTCCAGTGGAAAACCAGAGAGGGTCCTGGCCTTTCCTTGCTTGCCCTGTCTCCTGACCACAAGCTGGTGCTTCCGTGTGTGGCCCTGCATGCCATCGCAGGGCATGGTATGCCTCCACCTCTGGGAAACCTGACTAACGACAGAATCTTCTTTCAATGGCACTTGCTTCTCCATGACCTCACTCAGTCATTTCTGTAAACTTGAATCCCCAGGCTGGTATCTACAGGCTAGTACAACAGCCTGTAGTCctagcacttgggaggctgaggcaggtggatttcTTGAGTTCAGGTGTTtcaggccagccagggcaacacagtgagtctctgtctcaaaataacaaaaaaagtagttgttatgtatttatattggtactggggatggaactcagggccactcaaccactgagccacatccccaacctgttttttttttttgtattttatttagagacagggtcttgctgacttgcttagtgcctcgttatgttgttgaagctggctttggacttgaaatcctcctccctcagcctcctgagccactgtacAGGTGTTGATTTTTACTCCCAGGGTGATGGGAAGCCTTTAGGGAGATGATTAGGAGTGTGTGCCCCGTGCAGAATGGCCCTACccggggaagggagagggaggcagcAAGAGATGGCAGGAATGATAGCCGGGCACAGTGGACACACTACACTCCCAgcgactgggaggctgaggtaggaggatcacaagtttgaggccagtctggacaacgtagacctgtctcaaaaaatagaaaggggggCTGGGGTCAtgtctcagtggtggagcacttgcctagcatgcatgaagcactgggttcaatcctcagcaccatatataaataaatgaataaaataggcatttttaaaaataaaaaaataaaaggggatggggatggggctcagtggtagagagcgcCAGTACCCCACCctcccaaagagaaagaaagaagagatgacaGGGGGCAGAGAACCAGCAGGTGGGGAAGATCTGTGCACTGGACTCACCAATGAGCTGGATATCaggtgagagggaaagagaaatggcAGTAACTGCAGGTTATGCCCAGGCAGAGGCAGTGGGAGGGATGAGAGAACTTTCATCTCCAAGGGGCCAGAGTAGTGGGAAGGGGCTGAGTGTCTACTTGGGGGCCCCTGGAGCAGGATGGCTCTAAGGCCACAGCATGGGCTGCATGCAGTGCTCTGCCTCAGGAACACAGCCGGAGCCTGGGTGCTTTCTACCTGCTCCCTGAGTCTCTGGCCCAAGACCATCACCCTTGCTGGAAGGTCGTGATGGCCGGTCCCCATCCAGCTGGTCTTCCTTCTTCAGCTGGGCTCCAAGCAATCCACTCTCACAACAGCAGCCTTACCTGATAAATTGGGTGACAGCATTCCCCTGCTCAAGAGCCCTCCAGTGACCCCCTTTTGCCTAGAGTTTACCCAGTGGTGACCCCTCACACTCCTCACAGGTGGCCCCAAGACCTTGCATATCTCACATGCCTTTTTTGTAAtgcaatcttttcttttctttttcttgttcttctctctctcttctctttctcttctctctctctctctctctctctctctctccctctctctctctttttggttctggggattaaacccaagggccttttaaaaatcccaccctttaaaaatattttgtttagcgacagcgtctcactgagttacttggggcctcgctgagttgctaaggctgactttgaaggtgtgatccacctgcctcagcctcctgagccactgggattacacgtatgcaccaccatgcctggctgcacTGCGTTCCTGAGTGATTCCCATCTGGGGGTACCAACTGTGTCTCCCCCTTTGATACTGGGTGGACATTCACAACTATCTGGGCCACTAGGTTCCGAGGTAACTTTGTGTGCAGTGCAGAATGGGGAATGGGAAAGCTGTTTCAAGGACTTGCCAGGCCCTATTTGACCACCGCCTTGCTGCCAGCCTGCTACTTGCTCCCCGTACAGGGCTGACCTGGGGACACGTGTGCACTGCTCCAGCACACTGGCATTTTTCTTCTCCTCAACCACTCAGGCAGACTCCTGCCTCTGGTCCTTTGTGCTCACTGGGGTCTCTTCTCCCAGAGGCTAGCTCGATGTCATCAGTCTCTTCCATCTTCACTCAAACACACCCCCTTGGTGCAGACTCCTTTAACTCTTCTTAAAACTACATCCCCAAAAGGATATAGAAGGCCAAGTAAATATGGAATGGATGATGGATTAGAAAATCACCAGTGGATACTCAGATTAGTGAGTGCGAGATCCATGAGGGATGGGAAGTTTACCTTATCTCAGAGTGCCACAGCCATGGAGGGCTGCGGCTCAGATCTCAGTACCGTGGCTGCCACTGTGCTGCAAGCCCACAGGAGCATTTCAGCTGAGGGCACACTTTTCTCAGCCGGGCCCCGAGCACAGATGGGCACCAGGAAGTGGCTGTTTTCACCTGACACAGGATTTCTCTATCAGGCTGTCTTTGCTTTAGCACCACTGGGTCAGCGAGATGCTGCAACAGAGCCTGCCCAGTCTTGACTCCTTCAGCAGGCATCAGGCAGCACACCTCTAATTCCTCACTTGCCTCCACATCTGCTTACCAGAAGGCCTGGGACAAGTATTTCCTCCCAAGGCACTTTCCAGTTACAAAGGAGGACACAGTGGAGAAGGCTCCCAAACATTAGCCAGTATCAAAGCAGATATTGCCAAGTGGGACAGAGAGGGTCTCAGCCTCCCAACACCAGGCAGCAATCAGGATGCACTGCCCAGGAAGCAGACTCAGGTCAAGGGAAATGCTGCAGAATAGCCTGCTGGCTTCAGGAATCCCAGGAGCAGAAAAGAAGAGATAGGTTGAAGAAATATTCCAGATCAATACTAAAAATTAGACACGACAAGCAAATGCCACACATGACCCTGGTCTGGCTCCCCAAACAGGGAGAAAAGGGACAAAGGATATTTGGTCAACGTGAACTGTGGACCATTGGTACCGGCCCTGTACTACTGttgtattttctgattttgatcaTTGTACTGTGGTTAGTAAAAGAATGTCCT
This genomic interval carries:
- the Ankrd65 gene encoding ankyrin repeat domain-containing protein 65 isoform X1 encodes the protein MMEVNSNRPEPREQDWADAAQQELRWIELSSEAPEGGTEGPGAPQSQGRLLQAVWHGPAGLVVQLLRQGASVEERDRSGRTPLHLAVLRGHVPLVRLLLQRGAPVDAADCAGHTPLHEAAWHGHSRVAELLLRRGAPADARSVKGLTALHWAAALGHTLLTARLLAAPGLGPEATDAFGWTAVHWAAAGGRLPVLELLAADGAADLDGALRVAAAAGRAAALRLLLARGARVDAPDGSGTTALVLAAGLGRQQDIEVLLGHGADPSIRDRHGRTALHRAATGGHLPAVQLLVAWGTEVDAQDSLGLTPLHYAALGGHVEVAGHLLDRGAQVNAAGWLHKTPLHFAAEYGHSPTMELLLSRGASPALRTQWGEVAQMSNGGLPQVLSAFQGEQQMHSGLTAL
- the Ankrd65 gene encoding ankyrin repeat domain-containing protein 65 isoform X2 yields the protein MERTPQPEDRAPGPILPGVNSNRPEPREQDWADAAQQELRWIELSSEAPEGGTEGPGAPQSQGRLLQAVWHGPAGLVVQLLRQGASVEERDRSGRTPLHLAVLRGHVPLVRLLLQRGAPVDAADCAGHTPLHEAAWHGHSRVAELLLRRGAPADARSVKGLTALHWAAALGHTLLTARLLAAPGLGPEATDAFGWTAVHWAAAGGRLPVLELLAADGAADLDGALRVAAAAGRAAALRLLLARGARVDAPDGSGTTALVLAAGLGRQQDIEVLLGHGADPSIRDRHGRTALHRAATGGHLPAVQLLVAWGTEVLSAFQGEQQMHSGLTAL
- the Ankrd65 gene encoding ankyrin repeat domain-containing protein 65 isoform X3 produces the protein MERTPQPEDRAPGPILPGVNSNRPEPREQDWADAAQQELRWIELSSEAPEGGTEGPGAPQSQGRLLQAVWHGPAGLVVQLLRQGASVEERDRSGRTPLHLAVLRGHVPLVRLLLQRGAPVDAADCAGHTPLHEAAWHGHSRVAELLLRRGAPADARSVKGLTALHWAAALGHTLLTARLLAAPGLGPEATDAFGWTAVHWAAAGGRLPVLELLAADGAADLDGALRVAAAAGRAAALRLLLARGARVDAPDGSGTTALVLAAGLGRQQDIEVLLGHGADPSIRDRHGRTALHRAATGGHLPAVQLLVAWGTEVDAQDSLGLTPLHYAALGGHVEVAGHLLDRGAQVNAAGWLHKTPLHFAAEYGHSPTMELLLSRGASPALRTQWGEVAQMSNGGLPQVLSAFQGEQQMHSGLTAL